In the genome of Rhizobium etli 8C-3, one region contains:
- a CDS encoding phospholipase D-like domain-containing protein, with protein MTDFRAVSDSRKTTKAIDYITTVARRRRSALPVIPGGIIRAGRNVWQTGKADKAAFLVDGAAYFAALDEVLRQARHSIWIIGWDFNPDIRLKPHQSSQTLGELLLALADENPWLQIRILIWGMGPIYSGKSLKLFKGNGFSTHPQISLRFDLRHPLRGCHHQKLVSIDDSIGFLGGLDLTARRWDEPDHRIDNPLRKDPDGVPYDPVHDMQSMVSGSAARLIGEVCRRRWKQATGEFIEGAPQGSVPWPPTLPPEMENVTAAIALTEPKWIGKRGRFEAFRLTRDAINAARKYIYIETQYLASFGVARVIAKRLREVDGPEIAVLVTKSSHGLIEKLAMGHNRDRLIRRLKRIDRYDRLCVMYPVVPDGKGGEQEVVIHSKLIIVDDRFIRIGSSNLNNRSEGLDTECDLAIEAETAAHRQAITSLRHRLIAEHLDATIEAVKDMETAKRSLLKAIEALNVRKRGLRQFSIDIARGETSPMIGTAFVDPRRPYRPLQKLRMRLSRLLRAIF; from the coding sequence ATGACAGATTTTCGAGCCGTATCCGATAGCCGAAAGACAACAAAAGCAATTGATTATATCACCACCGTCGCGCGTCGGCGCCGCAGTGCCCTTCCGGTCATCCCGGGCGGTATTATCCGCGCCGGACGAAACGTCTGGCAAACCGGTAAAGCCGATAAAGCGGCATTCCTGGTCGACGGCGCTGCCTATTTCGCGGCGCTCGACGAGGTTTTGAGACAGGCAAGACATTCGATCTGGATCATCGGCTGGGATTTCAATCCCGATATCCGGCTGAAGCCGCATCAAAGCTCGCAAACGCTCGGCGAACTTCTGCTGGCGCTTGCCGATGAAAATCCGTGGCTGCAGATCCGGATATTGATCTGGGGCATGGGGCCGATCTACTCGGGCAAGTCCTTGAAGCTTTTCAAGGGAAACGGCTTTTCCACCCACCCGCAGATCAGCCTGCGTTTCGATCTGCGCCATCCTCTGCGTGGCTGTCACCATCAGAAGCTTGTTTCCATCGATGACAGCATCGGTTTCCTCGGCGGTTTGGATTTGACCGCCCGGCGCTGGGATGAACCTGATCACCGGATCGACAATCCGCTCCGGAAGGATCCGGACGGTGTGCCATACGATCCCGTGCACGATATGCAGTCGATGGTCTCAGGCAGCGCTGCGCGCCTGATCGGCGAGGTGTGTCGGCGGCGGTGGAAGCAGGCGACCGGCGAGTTCATCGAAGGGGCGCCCCAGGGCAGCGTGCCATGGCCGCCTACGCTCCCCCCTGAAATGGAGAACGTGACGGCGGCGATTGCACTCACCGAGCCGAAATGGATCGGCAAACGCGGGCGGTTTGAAGCCTTTCGTCTGACGCGCGATGCCATAAATGCGGCAAGAAAGTACATCTACATCGAGACCCAATATCTTGCCTCCTTCGGCGTTGCGCGGGTCATCGCGAAGCGGCTCAGGGAGGTCGATGGACCGGAGATTGCGGTCCTGGTTACGAAGAGTTCGCATGGACTGATCGAAAAGCTGGCGATGGGCCACAACCGCGACCGGCTGATCCGCAGGCTGAAGCGCATCGATCGCTATGACCGGCTGTGCGTGATGTATCCGGTGGTCCCGGACGGGAAGGGCGGTGAGCAGGAGGTTGTCATCCATTCGAAGCTTATCATCGTCGACGATCGTTTCATTCGTATCGGCTCGTCGAACCTCAACAACCGTTCGGAGGGGCTCGATACGGAGTGCGACCTGGCGATCGAGGCGGAGACTGCTGCTCACCGGCAGGCGATAACGTCGCTTCGCCACCGACTGATTGCCGAACATCTCGATGCGACAATCGAAGCTGTCAAAGACATGGAGACGGCGAAGCGGTCCTTGCTTAAGGCCATAGAGGCGCTGAACGTCCGCAAGCGCGGCCTTCGCCAGTTTTCAATCGATATCGCGCGAGGCGAGACATCGCCGATGATCGGGACTGCTTTCGTGGACCCGCGGCGACCGTACCGGCCGCTACAGAAGCTGCGTATGCGCCTGAGCCGGCTGTTGAGGGCGATCTTCTGA
- a CDS encoding carbohydrate ABC transporter permease — translation METTMKYKPAGNFSWVVSTIYIVFLLLPIYWLINMSFKENAEITGAFSLWPQNPTLRNYRVIFTDPSWYNGYINSIIYVMMNTVISVLAALPAAYAFSRYRFLGDKHLFFWLLTNRMAPPAVFALPFFQLYSAFGLIDTHVAVALAHCLFNVPLAVWILEGFMSGVPKEIDETAYIDGYSFPRFFVKIFMPLIASGIGVAAFFCFMFSWVELLLARTLTTTAAKPISAIMTRTVSAAGMDWGVLAAAGVLTIVPGALVIYFVRNYIAKGFALGRV, via the coding sequence ATGGAAACCACGATGAAATACAAACCTGCCGGCAACTTCTCCTGGGTCGTCTCGACGATCTATATCGTCTTTCTGCTGCTGCCGATCTATTGGCTGATCAATATGAGCTTCAAGGAGAATGCCGAGATCACCGGCGCCTTCTCGCTCTGGCCGCAGAACCCGACACTCAGGAACTACAGGGTGATCTTCACCGATCCATCCTGGTACAACGGCTATATCAATTCCATCATCTACGTCATGATGAACACCGTGATTTCGGTGCTTGCGGCGCTGCCGGCCGCCTATGCCTTCTCCCGCTACCGGTTTCTCGGCGACAAGCACCTGTTCTTCTGGCTGCTGACGAACAGGATGGCACCGCCGGCCGTCTTCGCGCTTCCTTTCTTCCAGCTCTATTCGGCGTTCGGCCTCATCGACACGCATGTTGCCGTTGCGCTGGCGCATTGCCTTTTCAACGTGCCCCTGGCAGTCTGGATCCTGGAAGGCTTCATGTCGGGTGTGCCGAAGGAAATCGACGAGACTGCGTATATCGACGGCTATTCGTTCCCGCGCTTCTTCGTGAAGATCTTCATGCCGCTGATCGCAAGCGGGATCGGCGTCGCAGCCTTCTTCTGCTTCATGTTTTCGTGGGTCGAACTACTGCTTGCCCGCACGCTGACGACGACGGCCGCAAAGCCGATCTCGGCGATCATGACGCGCACGGTTTCGGCGGCCGGCATGGACTGGGGCGTGCTGGCTGCTGCCGGCGTGCTGACGATCGTCCCTGGAGCACTCGTCATTTATTTCGTCAGGAACTACATCGCCAAGGGCTTTGCTCTTGGACGCGTTTGA
- a CDS encoding carbohydrate ABC transporter permease — MEKTWNNKAWFLVLPVLLLVAFSAAIPLMTVVNYSVQDTFGNNEFFWAGTDWFDDILHSDRFWEALQRNLLFSFIILALEIPLGIFIALNMPKKGIGVPVCLVLMALPLLIPWNVVGTIWQVFGRVDIGLLGHSLEAMGLDYNYVRDPIDAWITIIIMDVWHWTSLVVLLCYAGLVSIPEAYYQAAKIDGASRWSVFRYIQLPKMKRVLLIAVLLRFMDSFMIYTEPFVVTGGGPGNSTTFLSIDLVKMAVGQFDLGPAAAMSIVYFLIILLLSWIFYTVMTSSDANS, encoded by the coding sequence ATGGAAAAGACCTGGAACAACAAGGCTTGGTTTCTCGTCCTGCCGGTATTGCTGCTCGTCGCGTTTTCAGCGGCCATTCCGCTGATGACGGTCGTCAACTATTCCGTTCAGGACACCTTCGGCAATAACGAGTTCTTTTGGGCCGGCACCGACTGGTTCGACGACATCCTCCATTCCGACCGCTTCTGGGAGGCCCTGCAGCGAAACCTGCTATTCTCCTTCATCATCCTGGCGCTTGAAATCCCGCTTGGGATCTTCATTGCGCTCAACATGCCCAAGAAAGGCATTGGCGTTCCCGTCTGCCTCGTGCTGATGGCTCTTCCCCTCCTCATCCCGTGGAATGTGGTCGGCACGATCTGGCAGGTCTTCGGCCGTGTCGATATCGGCCTGCTCGGCCATAGCCTGGAAGCGATGGGGCTCGACTATAATTATGTCCGTGACCCTATCGATGCATGGATCACGATCATCATCATGGATGTCTGGCATTGGACGAGCCTGGTCGTGCTGCTCTGCTATGCCGGTCTCGTTTCAATCCCCGAGGCGTACTACCAGGCTGCGAAGATAGACGGCGCTTCGCGTTGGTCGGTTTTCCGCTATATCCAGTTGCCGAAGATGAAGCGCGTACTGCTGATTGCGGTGCTGTTGCGCTTCATGGACAGCTTCATGATCTATACAGAGCCGTTCGTCGTCACCGGTGGCGGACCGGGCAATTCCACGACCTTCCTTTCCATCGATCTCGTGAAGATGGCGGTCGGTCAGTTCGACCTCGGGCCAGCAGCCGCCATGTCGATCGTCTACTTCCTGATCATCCTGCTGCTGTCGTGGATATTCTACACGGTCATGACCAGCAGCGACGCGAATTCGTGA
- a CDS encoding DUF2160 domain-containing protein produces the protein MNFSWMAWTLPTALFFLTILVLLIAMSVWEYFAPGGSPRVGVLRFETTRGDRLFISLLGAAFIHLAWLGLVGPNLWWALALAVVYAIGVFRYV, from the coding sequence ATGAACTTTTCATGGATGGCGTGGACGCTGCCCACGGCACTGTTCTTCCTGACGATCCTTGTGCTGCTGATCGCCATGAGCGTGTGGGAATATTTCGCGCCGGGGGGCTCGCCGCGAGTAGGCGTGCTGCGTTTCGAAACGACGCGCGGGGACCGGCTCTTCATTTCGCTGCTCGGGGCAGCGTTCATTCATCTCGCATGGCTGGGCCTTGTCGGGCCCAACCTGTGGTGGGCTCTTGCCCTCGCCGTAGTCTACGCCATCGGGGTGTTCCGCTACGTGTGA
- a CDS encoding ABC transporter substrate-binding protein, with product MRRHLLATTAGILLAMAGSAYAGMDEAKAFLDKEVGELSTLSRADQEKEMQWFVDAAKPFAGMDIKVVSETITTHEYESKVLAPAFTAITGIKIAHDLIGEGDVVEKLQTQMQSGENIYDAYVNDSDLIGTHWRYQQVRNLTDWMANEGKDVTNPGLDIADFIGTSFTTAPDKKLYQLPDQQFANLYWFRYDWFNDEKNKADFKAKYGYDLGVPVNWSAYEDIAEFFTGREIDGKKVFGHMDYGKKDPSLGWRFTDAWLSMAGNGDKGIPNGLPVDEWGIKVDENSRPVGSCVARGGDTNGPAAVYSISKYLDWLKAYAPPEAQGMTFSESGPVPAQGNIAQQIFWYTAFTADAVKKGLPVVNEDGTPKWRMAPSPHGVYWKDGMKLGYQDVGSWTLMKSTPDDRAKAAWLYAQFVTSKTVDVKKSHVGLTLIRESSIRHDSFTKRAPELGGLIEFYRSPARVQWSPTGTNVPDYPKLAQLWWQAIGDASSGAKTAQEAMDSLCAEQEKVLQRLERAGVQGDIGPKLAEEQDLEYWNKDAVAKGNLAPQLKVENEKEKPVTVNYDELVKSWQSN from the coding sequence ATGCGACGGCATTTACTAGCGACAACAGCAGGCATCTTGCTGGCCATGGCGGGCTCCGCCTATGCTGGCATGGATGAGGCAAAAGCCTTTCTGGACAAGGAAGTCGGCGAACTCTCGACGCTTTCCCGTGCCGATCAGGAAAAGGAAATGCAATGGTTCGTCGATGCGGCGAAGCCTTTCGCCGGCATGGACATCAAGGTTGTCTCCGAAACAATCACCACCCATGAATATGAATCGAAGGTGCTTGCACCAGCCTTTACCGCCATCACCGGCATCAAGATCGCCCACGATCTCATCGGCGAAGGCGACGTCGTTGAAAAACTGCAGACGCAGATGCAGTCGGGGGAAAATATCTACGACGCCTACGTCAACGACTCTGACCTCATCGGCACCCATTGGCGCTATCAGCAGGTGCGCAACCTGACGGACTGGATGGCGAACGAAGGCAAGGACGTCACCAATCCCGGCCTCGATATCGCCGACTTCATCGGCACTTCGTTCACGACCGCGCCGGACAAGAAGCTCTACCAGCTCCCTGACCAGCAGTTCGCGAACCTTTACTGGTTCCGCTACGACTGGTTCAACGACGAAAAGAACAAGGCCGACTTCAAGGCGAAGTACGGCTACGACCTCGGCGTGCCGGTCAACTGGTCGGCTTACGAGGACATCGCCGAATTCTTCACCGGCCGTGAAATCGACGGCAAGAAGGTCTTCGGTCACATGGACTACGGCAAGAAAGACCCGTCGCTCGGATGGCGGTTCACCGACGCCTGGCTCTCGATGGCCGGCAACGGCGACAAGGGCATTCCGAACGGCTTGCCTGTCGATGAATGGGGCATCAAGGTCGACGAGAACTCGCGTCCTGTCGGTTCCTGCGTTGCCCGCGGCGGCGATACCAACGGCCCGGCCGCGGTCTACTCGATCTCCAAGTATCTCGATTGGCTGAAGGCCTATGCGCCACCGGAAGCACAGGGCATGACCTTCTCGGAATCCGGTCCGGTTCCGGCCCAGGGTAATATCGCCCAGCAGATCTTCTGGTACACGGCGTTTACGGCCGACGCCGTCAAGAAGGGCCTGCCGGTCGTCAACGAGGACGGCACGCCGAAGTGGCGCATGGCTCCGTCGCCACACGGCGTCTATTGGAAGGACGGCATGAAGCTAGGCTATCAGGACGTCGGTTCCTGGACACTCATGAAGTCGACGCCGGATGACCGCGCAAAGGCAGCCTGGCTTTACGCGCAGTTCGTGACGTCGAAGACGGTCGACGTCAAGAAGAGCCATGTCGGTCTGACGCTCATCCGCGAAAGCTCCATCCGGCATGACAGCTTCACCAAGCGCGCGCCTGAGCTCGGTGGTCTGATCGAGTTCTACCGCTCGCCTGCCCGCGTGCAGTGGTCGCCAACCGGTACGAACGTTCCGGACTATCCGAAGCTGGCACAGCTTTGGTGGCAGGCAATCGGCGATGCGTCGTCGGGAGCAAAGACTGCCCAGGAAGCCATGGACTCGCTTTGCGCCGAGCAGGAAAAGGTACTGCAGCGCCTGGAACGCGCAGGCGTTCAGGGCGACATCGGCCCGAAGCTCGCTGAGGAGCAAGACCTCGAATACTGGAACAAGGATGCCGTCGCAAAGGGCAACCTCGCTCCGCAATTGAAGGTCGAGAACGAGAAAGAGAAGCCGGTAACGGTCAACTACGACGAACTGGTCAAGAGCTGGCAGTCGAACTGA
- a CDS encoding lysylphosphatidylglycerol synthase domain-containing protein — MSIKRVLINLAFVLCLMLAAFLLYRVFSRYTLSDVLDSIRTIPGVRILAGLGFAAASYLCLTGFDWLALRYAGKPQSYPRAALASFTSLSIGHNLGLAALSSGAVRYRFYSRWGLNAEEVAKVILFCGVTVGIGLSTLAGIALLINPQDAANLLKLGPASLFALGCICVCVPAVYVVLSATVRAPLHLWKWSFEMPSLKLALGQVVIGTVNFIFVAACLHQMLAAQGQASYVQTATAYVLANIAVLVTHVPGGLGVIEATVSYVLPGAASIGSLVAFRVIYFLVPLLIGLPTFAISEFVIAKPKPPPSEDRPQQPAQAHTQLL, encoded by the coding sequence ATGTCCATCAAACGCGTACTGATCAATCTGGCTTTCGTTCTCTGCCTGATGCTTGCGGCCTTTCTTCTCTACAGGGTCTTCAGCCGTTACACCTTGAGCGACGTCTTGGATTCGATCCGCACGATACCGGGAGTGCGCATTCTTGCGGGCCTCGGCTTTGCGGCCGCCTCCTATCTCTGCCTGACCGGGTTCGACTGGCTGGCACTGCGTTACGCCGGCAAGCCGCAGAGCTATCCAAGGGCCGCCCTTGCTTCGTTCACCAGCCTCTCGATCGGCCATAATCTCGGTCTTGCGGCGCTGAGCAGTGGCGCTGTACGCTACCGCTTCTATTCACGCTGGGGCTTGAATGCCGAAGAGGTTGCAAAGGTCATCCTGTTTTGCGGCGTGACCGTAGGCATCGGCCTTTCGACGCTTGCGGGCATCGCCCTGCTCATCAATCCGCAGGATGCAGCAAATCTCCTGAAACTCGGCCCGGCCAGTCTATTTGCCCTCGGCTGCATCTGTGTCTGCGTGCCGGCAGTCTACGTCGTTCTGTCCGCCACCGTCCGCGCGCCGCTGCATCTTTGGAAATGGTCTTTCGAAATGCCCTCCCTGAAGCTCGCATTGGGCCAGGTCGTCATCGGCACGGTAAACTTCATCTTCGTCGCAGCCTGCCTGCATCAGATGCTGGCCGCACAAGGCCAGGCGAGCTACGTGCAGACGGCCACGGCATACGTGCTGGCCAATATCGCTGTTCTCGTTACCCACGTGCCTGGCGGTCTGGGCGTCATCGAAGCCACGGTCAGCTATGTCCTGCCCGGAGCCGCCTCGATTGGGTCACTGGTGGCCTTCAGGGTGATCTATTTTCTGGTTCCTCTTTTGATCGGCCTGCCGACGTTTGCGATCAGCGAATTCGTCATTGCCAAGCCAAAGCCGCCACCGTCAGAAGATCGCCCTCAACAGCCGGCTCAGGCGCATACGCAGCTTCTGTAG